The following coding sequences lie in one Notolabrus celidotus isolate fNotCel1 chromosome 6, fNotCel1.pri, whole genome shotgun sequence genomic window:
- the avpr1aa gene encoding arginine vasopressin receptor 1Aa — MHTPDYALLLSGGNQSLVFSPTDDLKMGTHGNDTVPPNGSDPFARNEEVAQIEILVLSITFVVAVIGNVSVLLAMYNTKKKMSRMHLFIKHLSLADLVVAFFQVLPQLCWEVTFRFYGPDFLCRIVKHLQVMGMFASTYMMVMMTLDRYIAICHPLKTLHQPTRRSYIMIVSTWMCSLLLSSPQFFIFSLSEIKNGSEVYDCWAHFIEPWGAKAYITWITVGIFLVPVVILMMCYGFICHSIWKNIKYKKRKTTGGAAAKNGLIGKNSVSSVTTISRAKLRTVKMTFVIVLAYIVCWAPFFIVQMWSVWDENFQWADSENTAVTLSALLASLNSCCNPWIYMIFSGHLLQDFVHCFSCCLRLNPDYKKEDSDSSLRRTTLLTKMTNRSPTGSTGNWREFDNSPKSSIQAD, encoded by the exons ATGCACACTCCTGACTACGCGCTGCTCCTGAGTGGAGGGAACCAGTCTCTGGTTTTCAGCCCCACCGATGACCTGAAAATGGGGACTCATGGAAACGACACCGTCCCCCCAAACGGGTCTGATCCTTTTGCGCGGAACGAGGAGGTCGCCCAAATAGAGATTCTGGTCCTGAGCATCACTTTCGTGGTTGCTGTGATTGGGAACGTGAGCGTCCTGCTTGCAATGTACAACACCAAGAAGAAGATGTCGCGGATGCACCTCTTCATCAAACACCTGAGCCTGGCTGACCTGGTGGTCGCCTTCTTCCAGGTGCTGCCGCAGCTCTGCTGGGAGGTCACCTTCCGCTTCTACGGTCCAGACTTTCTCTGCAGGATCGTCAAACACCTCCAGGTGATGGGGATGTTTGCGTCCACCTacatgatggtgatgatgaccCTGGACCGTTACATCGCCATATGCCACCCTCTGAAAACCCTGCACCAGCCCACCAGGCGCTCCTACATCATGATCGTCTCCACGTGGATGTGCAGCCTGCTCCTCAGCAGCCCGCAGTTTTTCATCTTCTCCCTCAGCGAGATCAAGAACGGCTCGGAGGTGTACGACTGCTGGGCGCACTTTATCGAGCCGTGGGGCGCCAAGGCGTACATCACCTGGATCACTGTGGGCATCTTCCTCGTGCCAGTTGTCATTCTCATGATGTGTTACGGCTTTATCTGCCACAGCATATGGAAAAATATCAAATACAAGAAAAGGAAAACGACAGGTGGTGCCGCAGCTAAAAACGGACTAATTGGGAAGAATTCAGTCAGCAGCGTTACAACCATCTCCAGAGCCAAACTGAGGACTGTTAAAATGACTTTTGTGATAGTTTTGGCTTACATTGTTTGCTGGGCGCCGTTTTTCATCGTTCAGATGTGGTCTGTGTGGGATGAAAACTTCCAGTGGGCTG aTTCTGAGAACACAGCAGTGACTCTGTCTGCGCTGCTTGCCAGTctcaacagctgctgcaacccGTGGATATACATGATCTTCAGCGGTCACCTCCTCCAGGATTTCGTGCACTGCTTCTCCTGCTGCCTCAGATTGAACCCCGACTACAAGAAGGAGGACTCAGACAGCAGCCTCCGCAGGACAACGCTGCTGACAAAGATGACTAATCGAAGCCCGACGGGGAGTACAGGCAACTGGAGAGAGTTTGACAATTCACC